The following are encoded in a window of Chloroflexota bacterium genomic DNA:
- a CDS encoding cyclic nucleotide-binding domain-containing protein, which yields MTVLSAPLIMSESNLADLRRIPFFSGLPDDILRTVAANLHRERFAKDDVVFVQGGLGNAMYLIESGQVAVIAQSGTEDKILSYLGPGSYFGEMALLLGERRSATVKVTIDAELLVLHKTDLDNLLVQFPSISLMFSRELSRRLSFTDHRPVIVKSYKIAAIVGGKIEALADSLAQQTGGTVFALKLDGGQAPVGPVTNPAVKIVDAPVTMSAPGLSEALSAQVDHFDWILMHLMPRATEVTMKAMELADITVQVGAPNAQWKQVLAAHKHWVVADTPDEIGPLARRIARKSVGLALSSGSARGIAHIGVLKVLQEAKVPIDMIAGTSAGALFGGFYAAGMTIDELTGFALDLQHMAGLKAGLWDFAFPPRSGLIRGNRTVNYLKRFIGNRRFEELKIPMHIVAADVVSGEEVVFSEGLMVDAIRASMSVIGVFAPARVESRFLIDGGAINPVPTSVLSGRGADVIIASVVIPSLEDRLSRKAMKREGKEPNLLGVLMSMMEVMESEMIRTRMSPANVVIRPSVEIYNSTEFERARDFIRLGEEAAYRSLDQIKQLFQTQPQARLN from the coding sequence ATGACCGTTCTTTCCGCTCCACTGATTATGTCTGAATCAAACTTGGCCGATTTACGCCGTATCCCGTTTTTCAGCGGGCTGCCGGACGATATCCTGCGCACGGTCGCCGCCAATTTGCACCGCGAGCGATTCGCGAAGGACGACGTGGTGTTCGTGCAAGGCGGGCTTGGCAATGCGATGTACCTCATCGAGTCCGGCCAGGTGGCCGTAATAGCCCAGTCTGGCACCGAGGACAAGATCCTCTCCTACCTCGGCCCCGGCAGCTATTTTGGCGAGATGGCACTGCTGCTAGGCGAGCGCCGCTCGGCGACCGTCAAGGTCACCATCGATGCCGAGTTGCTCGTGCTCCACAAGACCGACCTGGACAATCTGCTGGTGCAGTTTCCGTCGATCTCGCTGATGTTCAGTCGCGAATTGAGCCGCCGGCTGTCATTTACCGATCACCGGCCGGTCATCGTCAAGTCATACAAGATCGCGGCGATCGTCGGCGGTAAGATTGAGGCGCTGGCCGACAGCCTGGCGCAGCAGACGGGCGGAACGGTCTTTGCGCTCAAGCTGGACGGCGGACAGGCGCCGGTCGGCCCGGTGACCAACCCGGCTGTCAAGATCGTGGACGCGCCGGTAACCATGAGCGCGCCGGGACTGTCCGAGGCGTTGAGCGCCCAGGTCGATCACTTCGACTGGATCCTGATGCATCTGATGCCGCGCGCGACCGAAGTGACGATGAAGGCGATGGAGTTGGCCGACATCACGGTGCAGGTCGGCGCTCCCAACGCACAGTGGAAACAGGTGCTGGCCGCGCACAAACACTGGGTGGTGGCGGACACGCCCGACGAGATCGGTCCGCTGGCCCGCCGCATCGCGCGCAAGTCGGTCGGGCTGGCGCTGTCGTCGGGCAGCGCGCGCGGCATCGCCCATATCGGCGTGCTCAAAGTCCTGCAGGAAGCCAAGGTCCCGATCGATATGATCGCGGGCACCAGCGCGGGGGCGCTGTTCGGCGGCTTTTACGCCGCGGGCATGACGATCGACGAACTGACCGGCTTTGCGCTGGATCTGCAGCACATGGCGGGCCTGAAGGCCGGGCTGTGGGACTTCGCGTTTCCGCCGCGCTCGGGGCTGATTCGTGGAAACCGCACGGTCAACTACTTGAAACGCTTCATCGGCAACCGGCGCTTTGAGGAGCTTAAGATCCCGATGCACATCGTCGCCGCCGACGTCGTGTCCGGCGAGGAAGTCGTGTTCTCGGAAGGCCTGATGGTGGACGCCATCCGCGCCAGTATGTCGGTGATCGGCGTGTTTGCGCCGGCGCGCGTCGAGTCGCGCTTCCTGATCGACGGCGGCGCGATCAACCCGGTGCCGACCAGCGTGCTGTCCGGGCGCGGCGCCGATGTGATCATTGCCTCGGTCGTGATTCCGAGCCTGGAAGACCGCCTGTCGCGCAAAGCGATGAAGCGCGAGGGCAAAGAGCCGAACTTGCTCGGCGTGCTGATGAGCATGATGGAAGTCATGGAATCGGAAATGATCCGCACGCGCATGAGCCCGGCCAACGTCGTCATCCGGCCGAGCGTGGAGATCTACAACTCCACCGAATTCGAGCGCGCGCGCGACTTTATCCGTCTGGGCGAAGAGGCAGCCTACCGGTCGCTGGATCAGATCAAACAGTTGTTCCAGACCCAGCCGCAGGCCCGCCTGAACTAG
- a CDS encoding divergent PAP2 family protein: MVNDISSNPVLVSAFWGWLIAQVLKFALYTVRERRINFKYLATMGGMPSTHSATVAATATAAGMREGFGSTAFAVAFVLAVVVMYDAAGVRRAAMTQARILNQIIDELFQGHPISETRLRELLGHTPMEVVAGALIGIAVAYFRPLVIR, translated from the coding sequence ATCGTGAACGATATTTCTAGCAATCCGGTCCTGGTCTCGGCGTTCTGGGGCTGGCTGATCGCGCAGGTGCTGAAATTCGCGCTCTACACCGTGCGCGAGCGCCGCATCAACTTCAAATACCTGGCGACCATGGGCGGCATGCCAAGTACGCATTCAGCAACTGTCGCCGCCACGGCCACTGCCGCCGGCATGCGCGAGGGCTTCGGCTCGACGGCTTTTGCCGTGGCGTTTGTGCTGGCCGTCGTCGTCATGTACGACGCGGCGGGCGTGCGCCGCGCGGCGATGACGCAGGCGCGCATCCTCAACCAGATCATCGACGAACTGTTCCAGGGCCACCCGATCAGCGAGACACGCCTGCGCGAACTGCTCGGCCACACGCCGATGGAAGTCGTGGCCGGCGCGCTGATCGGCATCGCAGTCGCGTACTTCCGGCCGCTCGTGATCCGTTAG
- the xseB gene encoding exodeoxyribonuclease VII small subunit: MPKSSSKAPSFETAFHELDSTVEKLERGDLSLEESIALYERGIKLAAQLEKQLEEAELRVRKLQPEPGEAGDADAFADDAEDDES; the protein is encoded by the coding sequence ATGCCTAAGAGCAGCAGCAAGGCGCCGTCCTTCGAAACGGCGTTCCATGAACTGGACAGCACGGTCGAAAAGCTGGAGCGCGGCGACCTGTCGCTGGAAGAGTCGATCGCGCTGTACGAGCGCGGCATCAAGCTCGCCGCGCAGTTGGAGAAGCAACTGGAAGAGGCCGAGTTGCGCGTGCGCAAGCTGCAGCCCGAACCTGGCGAGGCCGGCGATGCCGACGCCTTCGCGGATGACGCAGAAGACGACGAATCGTGA
- the xseA gene encoding exodeoxyribonuclease VII large subunit: MQPLLFPVSPTKTVGELMRHLKQVLNDDAVAPDVWVRGEISNLTRAGSGHLYFSLKDNEASIKCVMWRGQAAGLPRLPANGDAIRAHGYVGLYEARGDLQLYVNEVEFDGAGTLWQQYEALKAKLEKEGLFGRHRPLPMPPTTIGIVTSESGAALQDMLRILSARWPLAEVVLSPCMVQGADAPPQIVRAIKALNRRRGVDVIIVARGGGSLEDLWAFNDEAVARAIHASPQPVVSGVGHETDFTIADFVADERAPTPTAAAQLVTPDRAEWLRGLHGSRMQLFRAARERVAAERTRLTDTQRALRRLAPRNLIDFHRQRVDDARRALGLAIAHAVQSRRERLHGKRAHLEAVSPLAILARGYAIVRKDGRVVAHAAQARPGDEIAVRVSDGEFGATVRHT, from the coding sequence ATGCAACCTCTGCTCTTCCCCGTATCGCCGACGAAGACAGTCGGCGAACTGATGCGCCACCTCAAACAGGTGCTGAACGACGATGCGGTGGCGCCCGATGTCTGGGTGCGCGGCGAGATATCGAATCTCACACGCGCCGGTTCAGGGCACCTCTACTTCTCGCTCAAAGACAACGAAGCGTCCATCAAGTGCGTGATGTGGCGCGGGCAGGCCGCCGGTCTGCCGCGCCTGCCCGCCAACGGCGACGCCATCCGCGCGCACGGCTACGTCGGCCTGTACGAAGCGCGCGGCGACCTGCAGTTGTACGTTAACGAGGTCGAGTTCGACGGCGCGGGAACGCTCTGGCAGCAGTATGAGGCGCTCAAGGCTAAGCTTGAAAAAGAAGGGTTGTTCGGCCGGCACCGTCCCCTGCCGATGCCGCCGACCACGATCGGCATCGTTACGTCGGAAAGCGGCGCGGCCCTGCAGGACATGCTGCGTATTTTGAGCGCGCGCTGGCCGCTGGCCGAGGTCGTACTGTCGCCCTGCATGGTACAGGGCGCGGACGCGCCGCCACAGATTGTGCGCGCCATCAAGGCCCTGAATCGCCGGCGCGGCGTCGATGTGATCATCGTGGCGCGCGGCGGCGGCTCGCTCGAGGACCTGTGGGCGTTCAATGATGAGGCGGTCGCGCGCGCCATCCATGCGTCGCCGCAGCCGGTCGTGTCCGGGGTCGGGCACGAGACCGACTTCACCATCGCCGACTTCGTGGCCGACGAACGCGCGCCGACGCCGACGGCGGCCGCGCAACTGGTGACGCCCGACCGCGCCGAGTGGCTGCGCGGCCTGCACGGCTCGCGCATGCAGTTGTTCCGCGCCGCGCGCGAGCGGGTCGCCGCCGAGCGGACGCGGCTAACCGACACGCAGCGCGCACTGCGCCGGCTGGCGCCGCGCAACCTGATCGACTTCCACCGCCAGCGTGTCGACGACGCGCGGCGCGCACTCGGGCTGGCGATTGCCCACGCCGTGCAGTCGCGGCGCGAACGGCTGCACGGGAAGCGCGCCCACCTGGAAGCCGTCAGCCCGCTCGCGATCCTTGCGCGCGGCTACGCCATCGTGCGCAAGGACGGGCGCGTCGTCGCGCACGCGGCGCAGGCGCGTCCCGGCGACGAGATCGCCGTGCGCGTCAGCGACGGCGAATTCGGCGCGACCGTGCGGCACACCTGA
- the efp gene encoding elongation factor P, which produces MIGVEDLRKGVTFRHENQIWRVLEYSHVKQGRGNATIRIRARNIRTGATLEKSFSSGNKVEDISLDHHEMTYLYHDGDFYFFMDTETYEQRPLTEKVLGDYAHYVKESLQIKVSFFENDPVDVEFPSTVDLKVVESLPGVRGDTATNATKPATLESGYTVYVPLFVQEGDTIRVNTETGTYVTRV; this is translated from the coding sequence ATGATCGGCGTAGAAGACCTTCGCAAAGGCGTTACCTTTCGGCATGAAAATCAGATCTGGCGCGTGCTGGAGTACTCGCATGTCAAGCAGGGCCGCGGCAACGCGACCATCCGCATCCGCGCGCGTAATATTCGCACCGGAGCCACCCTCGAGAAGTCGTTCTCATCGGGAAACAAAGTCGAGGATATCAGCCTCGATCACCACGAGATGACCTACCTGTACCATGACGGGGATTTCTACTTCTTCATGGACACCGAGACGTATGAGCAGCGCCCGCTGACCGAGAAAGTGCTCGGCGACTATGCGCACTACGTGAAGGAGAGCCTGCAGATCAAGGTTTCATTCTTCGAGAACGACCCCGTGGACGTCGAGTTCCCGTCGACGGTCGATCTCAAGGTGGTGGAATCGCTGCCGGGCGTGCGCGGCGACACCGCGACGAACGCGACCAAGCCCGCGACGCTCGAATCAGGTTACACGGTGTATGTGCCGCTGTTCGTGCAGGAAGGCGACACCATTCGCGTCAACACCGAAACCGGCACGTACGTGACGCGCGTCTAA
- a CDS encoding serine hydrolase: MTANRIPAPIRRIAESFHGTLGLAAQDASGDEPLLINADRIFPTASMVKTGILLELYRRREAGQISLDETLTVRRADCVGGTGLLETMRLPLEISLYDLAVLMNALSDNSATNVLIDRLGIEPINAAMRDAGMKHTRLNRKAYGLAKPPPPHRHMGVGSPRDFMTLMLNLCHGRLLNDENTAAMLEIMKVQKQMGNLKRYIDFDAGGRDKQAWIASKTGGVKGVRTECGILHNARGAHVIAVMTKGCPDLRWTPDNEAIVAIARISQTVYRHYRPAA; encoded by the coding sequence ATGACCGCCAACCGCATCCCCGCGCCGATCCGGCGCATCGCTGAGTCGTTTCATGGCACGCTGGGACTCGCCGCGCAGGATGCCAGCGGCGACGAACCGCTGTTGATCAATGCCGACCGCATTTTCCCCACGGCCAGTATGGTCAAGACCGGCATCCTGCTGGAACTATACCGCCGCCGCGAGGCCGGGCAGATCTCACTGGACGAAACGCTGACGGTGCGGCGGGCCGATTGCGTGGGCGGCACCGGCCTGCTCGAAACGATGCGCCTGCCGCTCGAGATCTCGCTGTACGACCTCGCCGTGCTGATGAACGCGCTCAGCGACAATAGCGCGACTAACGTGCTGATCGACCGGCTCGGCATCGAGCCGATCAATGCGGCCATGCGCGACGCGGGCATGAAACACACGCGCCTCAACCGCAAGGCCTACGGCCTCGCCAAGCCGCCCCCACCGCACCGGCATATGGGCGTCGGCTCGCCGCGCGACTTCATGACGCTGATGCTCAACCTGTGCCACGGCCGCCTGCTGAACGATGAGAACACGGCCGCGATGCTGGAGATCATGAAGGTTCAGAAGCAGATGGGCAACCTGAAGCGCTACATCGACTTCGACGCCGGCGGGCGCGACAAGCAGGCGTGGATCGCCAGCAAGACCGGCGGCGTCAAAGGTGTGCGCACCGAGTGCGGCATCCTGCACAACGCGCGCGGCGCGCACGTCATCGCCGTGATGACGAAAGGCTGCCCCGACCTGCGCTGGACGCCCGACAACGAGGCGATCGTCGCGATCGCGCGCATCTCGCAGACCGTCTATCGGCATTACCGGCCGGCGGCGTAG
- a CDS encoding PD40 domain-containing protein, producing MTLLSGPARRAGPVLALLPALLWLLAACDAGSTTAPSIPTAVASTTAIEAPSATASPAPAGTPSATGTPSTGTPTPAAAATAARPTATPVPASPAGARGNGSLIAFISDRFDHQEIYLYDTSRDEVIQWTNDTSAKRTPAWAPDGRTLAYAALRDGSWQIYKKSISGGREVKLTNPPGDNYEPAWSPDGKSIAFTSSRDGREQVYVMDAEGRTPRNLTKSAATSDFQPTWSPDGRYIAFSSNRDGNWEVYVMSADGGSPRSVSRSAGGDWSPAWSPDGRRLAFVSDRDGNEEIYVQSLDAADNGASVNVSKSSGSDIAPVWSPDGNRIVFVSKRDGNFELYMADGDGSNLRRLTNDLGDDTAPAWRWEPGAAVAARVPALPTAAATPRFDEGPKLVTLWHLDDNPKVDGMRSSTLQALGQNETAYATTSGLVYGFEPGDWYQQIYVRDQSWMNIPAMYFYPARYARDSVEEFLRRQYTASQPIRPLATTFPGDGAIAGLFSPEITYDKHTTTSDEETNLIRAAYIYWSLSGDNAWLKHDINGQTVIARLNRAMEWLLTNRIDPATSLIKRAHTTDWGDVKIEKTGTPTELAPGDALTASLFDQAMAYQALRNLAAMNQVAGNAAEVGRYSTAANDLRSQSEKWLWQPTRGFYRTHWHLTPLDHKFDEDAIVSIANALVLYTKMSDRIGALDKLEEAARSVGAIKPGLSLNPPYPIGVFAYVQMAEGAYQNGGLWDWWGGTQITAEFEQGLRTRALRHLYQVADDWARHPRDIYEWQYARTGVNKGSDNYGGSVATMTEAVVRGLYGIRLEAQNPSISPRLGDRTGWVRATIPASGLYAAYRYSTGPGSLQIAYDTNHAKEMPFSVAMPDKTIASKVTVDGQTMTFKTETLNEDTYAGFSAPTGSHTIEITYTAK from the coding sequence ATGACTTTGCTCTCCGGGCCTGCGCGGCGCGCCGGCCCCGTTTTGGCCCTACTGCCGGCGTTGCTGTGGCTGCTGGCCGCCTGCGACGCGGGCAGCACCACCGCGCCGTCCATCCCAACCGCAGTAGCGTCCACGACTGCGATTGAGGCGCCATCGGCGACCGCGTCGCCCGCGCCGGCCGGCACACCCAGCGCGACGGGCACGCCGTCGACCGGCACGCCGACCCCGGCCGCTGCCGCAACCGCTGCGCGTCCCACCGCCACGCCAGTGCCGGCCAGCCCGGCCGGTGCACGCGGCAACGGCAGCCTGATCGCATTCATCTCCGACCGTTTCGATCACCAGGAGATCTACCTCTACGACACGAGCCGCGACGAAGTTATTCAGTGGACCAACGATACGAGCGCCAAGCGCACCCCGGCCTGGGCGCCCGATGGTCGCACGCTGGCCTACGCCGCGCTGCGCGACGGCTCCTGGCAGATCTACAAGAAGAGCATCAGCGGCGGCCGCGAAGTCAAACTGACAAACCCGCCCGGCGACAACTATGAGCCGGCCTGGTCGCCCGACGGCAAGAGCATTGCGTTCACGTCGTCCCGCGACGGCCGCGAGCAGGTGTACGTGATGGACGCCGAGGGACGCACGCCGCGCAACCTGACCAAGTCGGCTGCGACCTCGGACTTCCAGCCGACCTGGTCGCCCGACGGCCGCTACATCGCATTCAGCAGCAACCGCGACGGCAACTGGGAAGTGTACGTGATGAGCGCCGACGGCGGCAGCCCGCGCAGTGTCTCGCGCTCGGCTGGCGGCGATTGGTCGCCGGCCTGGTCGCCCGACGGACGCCGCCTGGCATTCGTCTCCGACCGCGACGGCAATGAGGAGATCTACGTGCAGTCGCTCGACGCCGCCGACAATGGCGCGTCCGTCAATGTCAGCAAGTCATCGGGCAGCGACATCGCTCCGGTCTGGTCGCCCGATGGGAACCGGATCGTATTCGTTTCCAAGCGTGACGGCAACTTTGAGCTGTACATGGCGGACGGCGACGGCAGCAACCTGCGCCGCCTGACCAACGACCTGGGCGACGACACCGCACCGGCGTGGCGCTGGGAACCCGGCGCGGCGGTCGCGGCGCGCGTGCCCGCCCTGCCCACCGCCGCTGCCACACCGCGCTTCGACGAGGGACCCAAGCTCGTGACGCTCTGGCACCTCGACGACAATCCGAAGGTCGACGGCATGCGCTCCAGCACGCTGCAGGCGCTCGGCCAGAACGAGACCGCCTATGCGACCACCAGCGGCCTGGTGTACGGGTTCGAACCGGGCGACTGGTACCAGCAGATCTATGTGCGCGACCAGTCCTGGATGAACATCCCGGCCATGTACTTCTACCCGGCCCGGTACGCGCGCGATTCGGTCGAAGAGTTCCTGCGCCGGCAGTACACCGCCAGCCAGCCGATTCGCCCGCTGGCAACCACCTTCCCGGGCGACGGCGCCATCGCCGGCCTGTTCTCGCCGGAGATCACCTACGACAAGCACACAACCACGTCCGACGAGGAAACCAATCTTATTCGCGCGGCGTACATCTACTGGTCGCTGTCGGGCGACAACGCGTGGCTGAAGCACGACATCAACGGACAGACGGTGATTGCGCGGCTCAACCGGGCGATGGAGTGGCTGTTGACCAACCGCATCGACCCGGCGACCAGCCTGATCAAGCGCGCGCACACCACCGATTGGGGCGACGTCAAAATCGAGAAGACCGGCACGCCGACCGAGCTCGCGCCCGGCGACGCGCTGACTGCCTCACTCTTCGACCAGGCGATGGCATACCAGGCGCTGCGCAACCTGGCCGCGATGAACCAGGTCGCAGGCAACGCGGCCGAGGTCGGCCGCTATAGTACCGCGGCGAACGACCTGCGCAGCCAGTCCGAGAAGTGGCTCTGGCAGCCGACGCGCGGCTTCTACCGCACGCACTGGCATCTGACGCCGCTCGATCACAAGTTCGACGAGGATGCCATCGTCAGTATCGCCAACGCGCTCGTGCTGTACACTAAGATGTCGGACCGCATCGGTGCGCTCGACAAGCTCGAAGAGGCAGCCAGGTCGGTCGGGGCGATCAAGCCCGGCCTGAGCCTGAACCCGCCCTACCCGATCGGTGTGTTCGCCTACGTCCAGATGGCCGAAGGCGCCTACCAGAACGGCGGCCTGTGGGACTGGTGGGGCGGCACGCAGATCACCGCCGAGTTCGAGCAGGGCCTGCGCACACGCGCGCTGCGACACCTGTACCAGGTGGCCGACGACTGGGCGCGGCACCCGCGCGACATCTACGAGTGGCAGTACGCGCGCACCGGCGTCAACAAAGGCAGCGACAACTACGGCGGCTCGGTCGCGACCATGACTGAGGCGGTCGTGCGCGGCCTGTACGGCATCCGGCTGGAAGCGCAGAACCCCAGCATCTCGCCGCGCCTGGGCGACCGCACCGGCTGGGTGCGCGCGACCATTCCGGCCAGCGGGCTATATGCCGCCTACCGTTACAGCACAGGCCCCGGCAGCCTGCAGATCGCGTATGACACCAACCACGCCAAAGAGATGCCGTTCAGCGTGGCGATGCCCGACAAGACGATTGCCAGCAAGGTGACGGTGGACGGGCAGACCATGACATTCAAGACGGAGACGCTGAACGAGGACACCTACGCCGGCTTCTCCGCGCCGACCGGTTCACACACCATCGAGATCACGTACACCGCAAAGTAG
- a CDS encoding aminotransferase class V-fold PLP-dependent enzyme, which translates to MKLETLAIHAGKHIDAETGAVTQPIHMSTTFERAEDGSYPLGYSYGRGNNPTRAALERRLAALEGGAAAAAFSSGTAAISAILQTLAPGDHMIAPRDIYYGVIRTLREVFTPWGLQVTFIDMTDEAALKAALRPQTKLVWVETPSNPLMRITPIARVAEIAHAAGALCVCDNTFATPVLQNPLRHGADGVMHSTTKFMNGHTDIIGGAVIARENGEFFQKVKKVQTNVGAIPSPFDCWLLMRGIATLPLRMKAHGENAMRVASYLAAHPKVEAVHYPGLRDHPGHDIAAEQMSGFGGMASVQVKGGRDEAFRAVARLRVFTRATSLGGVESLIEHRASVEGPGSTTPENLLRMSIGLENADDLIDDLKQALE; encoded by the coding sequence ATGAAACTCGAAACTCTCGCCATTCATGCCGGCAAGCACATCGACGCCGAGACCGGCGCGGTGACGCAGCCGATTCACATGTCCACCACGTTCGAGCGCGCGGAAGACGGTTCCTACCCGCTTGGCTACTCGTACGGGCGCGGCAACAACCCGACGCGCGCCGCGCTGGAACGCCGGCTGGCCGCGCTGGAAGGCGGCGCGGCGGCGGCGGCCTTCTCGTCCGGCACCGCCGCGATCAGCGCGATCCTGCAGACGCTGGCGCCCGGCGATCACATGATCGCCCCGCGCGACATCTACTATGGCGTCATCCGCACGCTGCGCGAGGTCTTCACGCCATGGGGCTTGCAGGTCACGTTCATCGACATGACCGACGAGGCCGCGCTGAAGGCCGCGCTTCGCCCTCAGACGAAGCTCGTCTGGGTCGAGACGCCGTCGAACCCGTTGATGCGCATCACGCCGATCGCGCGCGTGGCCGAGATTGCCCACGCGGCCGGCGCACTGTGCGTGTGCGACAACACGTTCGCCACGCCCGTGCTGCAAAACCCGCTGCGCCACGGCGCCGACGGCGTCATGCACTCGACGACCAAGTTCATGAACGGGCACACCGACATCATCGGCGGCGCGGTCATCGCGCGTGAAAACGGCGAATTCTTCCAAAAGGTCAAGAAGGTGCAGACCAACGTCGGCGCGATCCCGTCGCCGTTCGACTGCTGGCTGCTCATGCGCGGCATCGCCACGCTGCCGCTGCGCATGAAGGCGCACGGCGAGAACGCCATGCGCGTTGCGTCGTACCTGGCCGCGCACCCGAAGGTCGAAGCCGTGCACTACCCCGGCCTGCGCGACCACCCCGGCCACGATATCGCCGCGGAGCAGATGAGCGGCTTCGGTGGCATGGCCTCGGTGCAGGTCAAGGGTGGCCGCGACGAGGCCTTCCGGGCCGTGGCGCGCTTGCGCGTCTTCACGCGCGCCACCAGCCTGGGCGGCGTCGAAAGCCTGATCGAGCATCGCGCGTCCGTCGAGGGGCCCGGCTCGACCACGCCGGAGAATTTGCTGCGCATGTCGATCGGCCTCGAAAACGCGGACGACTTGATCGACGATCTGAAACAGGCGCTTGAATAA